In Micromonospora sp. LH3U1, one genomic interval encodes:
- a CDS encoding ABC transporter substrate-binding protein — MQRRIGVRTARVVTAAFLVVAMAACNSGGDDQDPAAGGPAGVDDGSTLTLWTRAATESVSKAYAEAYNKTHQNKIEVTAYPGEEYPAKLASAAGARALPDLFAADVVFSAQYASQGLWQDVTDRFAASGFKGKVAPAHVDAATWKGKNYAVPHTIDMSVLLYNKDLYQRAGLDPERGPTTLAEYAEHARKIDKLGGDINGTYFGGNCGGCVEFTFWPSVWAAGGEVIDAEGRNAKVDSKEMADVFALYRKLYDEGVAAPASKDEAGPTWLGALQNGKVGIAPGPSVWLGLIESAGVKMGVAPISGIAGGESTFVGGDAIGISASSKKAAQAWHFLQWTMSDEAQVEVIAKNKGVPTRTDLAANKYSSADPRIVMINNLMAKGKTPYAQNFNASFNDPQSPWLATVRGALFGSAASALTEGNSAITKSLQQS; from the coding sequence GTGCAGCGAAGAATTGGAGTCCGGACGGCACGTGTCGTCACCGCGGCGTTCCTGGTCGTCGCGATGGCCGCCTGCAACAGCGGCGGTGATGACCAGGACCCGGCTGCGGGCGGCCCGGCGGGGGTGGACGACGGCAGCACACTCACGCTCTGGACCCGCGCGGCCACCGAGTCGGTGTCGAAGGCCTACGCCGAGGCGTACAACAAGACGCATCAGAACAAGATCGAGGTGACGGCGTACCCGGGGGAGGAGTACCCGGCGAAGCTGGCCTCGGCGGCCGGCGCGCGGGCGTTGCCCGACCTGTTCGCCGCCGACGTGGTCTTCTCCGCCCAGTACGCCTCGCAGGGGCTGTGGCAGGACGTCACCGACCGGTTCGCCGCCTCCGGTTTCAAGGGCAAGGTGGCACCGGCGCACGTCGACGCCGCGACCTGGAAGGGAAAGAACTACGCGGTGCCGCACACCATCGACATGTCGGTGCTGCTCTACAACAAGGATCTCTACCAGCGGGCCGGCCTCGATCCGGAGCGCGGCCCGACCACCCTCGCCGAGTACGCCGAACACGCCAGGAAGATCGACAAGCTGGGAGGTGACATCAACGGCACCTACTTCGGCGGCAACTGCGGTGGGTGCGTCGAGTTCACCTTCTGGCCGTCGGTCTGGGCCGCGGGTGGCGAGGTGATCGACGCCGAGGGCCGCAACGCGAAGGTCGACTCCAAGGAGATGGCGGACGTCTTCGCCCTCTACCGCAAGCTGTACGACGAGGGGGTGGCCGCGCCGGCGTCCAAGGACGAGGCCGGCCCCACCTGGCTCGGCGCACTACAGAACGGGAAGGTCGGTATCGCCCCCGGCCCGTCGGTCTGGCTCGGCCTGATCGAGTCCGCCGGGGTCAAGATGGGGGTCGCGCCGATCAGTGGTATCGCCGGCGGTGAGTCGACGTTCGTCGGCGGTGACGCCATCGGCATCAGCGCCAGCAGCAAGAAGGCCGCCCAAGCCTGGCACTTCCTCCAGTGGACGATGTCCGACGAGGCGCAGGTCGAGGTGATCGCGAAGAACAAGGGCGTGCCGACCCGTACCGATCTCGCGGCCAACAAGTACTCCTCGGCCGATCCCCGGATCGTGATGATCAACAACCTGATGGCCAAGGGCAAGACACCGTACGCGCAGAACTTCAACGCGTCCTTCAACGATCCGCAGAGCCCCTGGCTGGCAACCGTCCGCGGGGCGCTGTTCGGTTCGGCCGCGAGTGCCCTGACCGAGGGGAACTCGGCGATCACCAAGTCCCTTCAGCAGAGCTGA
- a CDS encoding carbohydrate ABC transporter permease: protein MARPTPRDDRATTRPEEQMATTVINRPDVGTGAPGSTSRPPSRRRRRRLALVGALYAAPNALMVSLFFVVPLVLVIWMSLHRWPLLGAPSLNAPENFTDIADNDLIRDAIWFTVRYTVCMTVLLFAVALGLALLVQHRRPGVGFFRTAFFMPMAVGFASASLLFLGLLSDEIGPVNTILSRLGLIDGYVSWTSGSAGSALGSAIVLVLWRFAGFNMLILLTGLQAIPNEVYEAARIDGANRWQTFHRITLPLMRPTIALVLTMMTTGSLLAFDQFWILTRGGPDNSTTSLVMVIYREAFIRFDLGSAAGISVALLAVLVVFNVIQLGVLRRRSQ, encoded by the coding sequence GTGGCCCGGCCGACGCCCCGCGACGACCGGGCCACCACCCGACCGGAGGAACAGATGGCCACGACGGTGATCAACCGGCCGGACGTCGGCACCGGCGCACCGGGCTCCACGTCCCGACCGCCCAGTCGGCGACGCAGGCGGCGACTGGCGCTCGTCGGTGCCCTCTACGCCGCCCCCAACGCGCTGATGGTCAGCCTGTTCTTCGTCGTGCCGTTGGTGCTGGTGATCTGGATGTCGCTGCACCGGTGGCCGTTGCTCGGGGCGCCGTCGCTGAACGCCCCGGAGAACTTCACCGACATCGCCGACAACGACCTGATCCGCGACGCCATCTGGTTCACCGTCAGGTACACGGTCTGCATGACGGTGCTGCTGTTCGCCGTCGCACTCGGGCTGGCGCTGCTCGTGCAGCACCGCCGGCCCGGGGTCGGCTTCTTCCGTACCGCGTTCTTCATGCCGATGGCAGTCGGTTTCGCCAGCGCCTCGCTGCTCTTCCTCGGGCTGCTCAGCGACGAGATCGGTCCGGTCAACACCATCCTGTCCCGGCTCGGGTTGATCGACGGCTACGTCTCCTGGACCAGCGGCAGTGCCGGCTCGGCCCTGGGCTCGGCCATCGTGCTCGTGCTGTGGCGGTTCGCCGGGTTCAACATGCTCATCCTGTTGACCGGGTTGCAGGCGATCCCGAACGAGGTGTACGAGGCGGCCAGGATCGACGGGGCGAATCGGTGGCAGACCTTCCACCGGATCACCCTGCCGCTCATGCGACCCACCATCGCCCTGGTGCTCACCATGATGACGACGGGATCGCTGCTCGCCTTCGACCAGTTCTGGATCCTCACCCGGGGCGGCCCGGACAACAGCACCACCTCGCTGGTGATGGTGATCTACCGCGAGGCGTTCATCCGGTTCGACCTCGGGTCGGCGGCGGGGATCTCGGTGGCGCTGCTCGCGGTGCTCGTCGTCTTCAACGTCATCCAGCTCGGCGTCCTGCGCCGCCGGTCCCAATGA
- a CDS encoding carbohydrate ABC transporter permease produces MIGSSTTSRWGYYVTGTALAILFLFPLLWSGWASLRTDSGFSLENYDRLFTSDNGIRPQHVFNSVAVSALTVAGTLLVATLGGYAFGRFRFPGRDVLFLLTLGILMVPYATILIALYVLLGWIGLEDSLVGLSLVLIMFQLPFSIFMMRNSFEAVPNELAESAAIDGCNSFQALIRIMLPAVRPGLITVGLFAFLTSWSEFFAPLILLNSTDRFTTMLAVVNMRTASHGSIDYAALEAGVVVMAVPCLLLFGFMQRSYVRGFVSGALKG; encoded by the coding sequence ATGATCGGCTCAAGCACCACCTCGCGGTGGGGTTACTACGTCACCGGCACGGCGCTGGCCATCCTGTTCCTGTTTCCGCTGCTGTGGAGCGGGTGGGCCTCTCTGCGCACCGACAGCGGCTTCAGCCTCGAGAACTACGACCGGCTCTTCACCTCGGACAACGGCATCCGCCCGCAGCACGTGTTCAACAGCGTGGCGGTGAGCGCGCTGACGGTCGCCGGCACCCTCCTCGTCGCCACGCTGGGCGGGTACGCCTTCGGGCGGTTCCGGTTTCCCGGGCGGGACGTGCTCTTCCTGCTGACGCTGGGGATCCTGATGGTGCCGTACGCGACGATTCTGATCGCGCTCTACGTGCTGCTCGGTTGGATCGGTCTGGAGGACTCGCTGGTCGGGCTGAGTCTGGTGCTGATCATGTTCCAGCTTCCGTTCTCCATCTTCATGATGCGCAACTCCTTCGAGGCGGTGCCGAACGAGCTGGCCGAGTCGGCTGCGATCGACGGCTGCAACAGCTTCCAGGCGCTGATCCGAATCATGCTGCCGGCGGTCCGACCGGGTCTGATCACCGTTGGTCTCTTCGCCTTCCTCACCTCCTGGAGCGAGTTCTTCGCCCCGCTCATCCTGCTCAACTCCACCGACCGGTTCACCACCATGCTTGCGGTGGTCAACATGCGTACGGCCAGTCACGGCTCCATCGACTACGCGGCGTTGGAGGCCGGCGTGGTCGTGATGGCGGTGCCGTGCCTGCTGCTCTTCGGCTTCATGCAGCGCAGTTACGTCCGGGGCTTCGTCTCCGGCGCACTCAAGGGCTGA
- a CDS encoding glycoside hydrolase family 127 protein has protein sequence MPTPPVSRRSLLQSGAAIAAGLATAGALPARPAAADRADTGVSAYAFPLSAVRLLSGPFQANTARTHTYLKFLNADRLLHMFRLTVGLPSSATPCGGWESPTTELRGHSIGHVLTALAQAYASTGDTAFKTKGDYLVAELATCQDRASSAGFNPGYLSAYPESFIDRVEARQQVWAPYYTLHKIVAGLLDMYQLAGNAQALQVLLRKAAWVNLRNGRLSYATRQNMLDTEFGGIGETMTNLYQVTNDPSHLTAAQYFDHAEVLDPLAANTDALNNYHANTQIPKVIAAIREYHATGTTRYRDIAVNFWNMVVNRHSYAIGGNSNGEYFKLPNRIASELSDSTCECCNSYNMLKLTRQLFFTSPGRADYFDFYEKALFNHLLGAQNPNSANGHHSYYTPLRAGGIKTYSNDYNDFTCCHGTGMETNTKHGNSIFFHSGMTLYVNLFIAAELTWPGRGITVRQDTTFPQAASTRLTVTGSGVIDLRIRIPSWATGAQLRINGAASGVTATPGSYAQISRTWASGDVVDLTLPMALTREPTPDNASVQAVRYGPIVLAGQYGTTNLSSLPTLNPASLTATGTPLQYTATASAGAVTLLPFYQTHGQRYTVYWSVLDVPPPVPFVAHYLFNETSGASAADATGNGRTATLAGGANWTTGRTGNAVNLNGTGAYVAVPAGILAGATAFTLTTWVRLDAAANWARLFDFGTGTGAYLFLTPRSGSGTARYAITSGGAGAEQRIDAPAALPVGAWTHLAVTQTGNLGVLYVNGVEVARNAALTLRPAGLGSTGQNWIGRSQYGGDPYLDAAVDSFRIYSRALTAGEVANLHTTGQ, from the coding sequence ATGCCCACACCCCCCGTCTCCCGTCGCAGCCTGCTCCAGAGCGGAGCCGCCATCGCCGCCGGTCTCGCCACGGCCGGCGCACTCCCCGCGCGGCCCGCCGCCGCCGACCGCGCCGACACCGGCGTCTCCGCGTACGCGTTCCCACTGTCGGCGGTACGGCTGCTCAGCGGCCCGTTCCAGGCCAACACCGCCCGCACCCACACCTACCTGAAGTTCCTCAACGCCGACCGGCTGCTGCACATGTTCCGCCTCACTGTCGGGCTGCCCTCGTCGGCCACCCCGTGCGGCGGCTGGGAGTCACCCACCACGGAGCTGCGCGGGCACTCGATCGGTCACGTGCTCACGGCGCTCGCCCAGGCGTACGCGAGCACCGGCGACACCGCGTTCAAGACCAAGGGCGACTACCTGGTCGCCGAGCTGGCCACCTGTCAGGACCGGGCGTCGTCCGCCGGATTCAATCCCGGCTACCTGTCGGCGTACCCGGAGAGCTTCATCGACCGGGTCGAGGCCCGCCAGCAGGTCTGGGCTCCGTACTACACGCTGCACAAGATCGTGGCGGGGCTGCTCGACATGTACCAGCTCGCTGGCAACGCGCAGGCGCTCCAGGTGCTGCTGCGCAAGGCGGCCTGGGTGAACCTGCGCAACGGCCGACTCAGCTACGCGACACGGCAGAACATGCTCGACACCGAGTTCGGTGGCATCGGCGAGACCATGACCAACCTCTACCAGGTGACAAACGATCCGAGCCACCTGACCGCCGCGCAGTACTTCGACCACGCCGAGGTGCTCGACCCCTTGGCCGCCAACACCGACGCGCTCAACAACTACCACGCCAACACCCAGATCCCGAAGGTCATTGCGGCCATCCGCGAGTACCACGCCACCGGCACCACCCGGTACCGCGACATCGCTGTCAACTTCTGGAACATGGTGGTCAACCGGCACAGCTACGCCATCGGCGGCAACTCCAACGGCGAGTACTTCAAGCTGCCCAACCGGATCGCCAGCGAACTGTCCGACAGCACCTGCGAATGCTGCAACTCCTACAACATGCTGAAACTGACCCGACAGCTCTTCTTCACCAGCCCCGGCCGGGCCGACTACTTCGACTTCTACGAGAAGGCCCTGTTCAACCACCTGCTGGGTGCGCAGAACCCAAACTCGGCGAACGGCCACCACAGCTACTACACGCCGTTGCGCGCCGGCGGCATCAAGACGTACAGCAACGACTACAACGACTTCACCTGTTGCCACGGCACCGGCATGGAGACCAACACCAAACACGGCAACAGCATCTTCTTCCATTCCGGCATGACGCTCTACGTCAACCTGTTCATCGCCGCCGAGCTGACCTGGCCGGGGCGCGGCATCACCGTCCGGCAGGACACCACGTTCCCGCAGGCCGCGTCGACCCGACTGACCGTCACCGGCTCGGGCGTCATCGACCTGCGGATCCGGATCCCGTCCTGGGCCACCGGAGCGCAGTTGCGGATCAACGGCGCCGCCTCCGGTGTCACGGCCACCCCGGGCAGCTACGCCCAGATCAGCCGGACCTGGGCCTCCGGCGACGTCGTCGACCTCACCCTGCCGATGGCCCTGACCCGGGAACCAACGCCGGACAACGCCAGCGTGCAGGCGGTCCGGTACGGGCCGATCGTGCTCGCCGGGCAGTACGGCACCACCAACCTCAGCAGCCTGCCCACGCTCAACCCGGCCAGCCTCACCGCGACCGGCACACCGTTGCAGTACACCGCGACCGCGAGCGCCGGCGCGGTGACCCTGCTGCCCTTCTACCAGACCCACGGCCAGCGCTACACCGTCTACTGGAGCGTGCTCGACGTACCACCGCCGGTGCCATTCGTCGCCCACTACCTGTTCAACGAGACGTCCGGCGCCAGCGCCGCCGATGCCACCGGCAACGGCCGTACCGCCACCCTGGCCGGCGGTGCGAACTGGACCACCGGCCGTACCGGCAACGCGGTCAACCTCAACGGCACCGGCGCGTACGTCGCGGTGCCGGCCGGCATCCTGGCCGGAGCGACCGCGTTCACCCTGACGACCTGGGTACGGCTGGACGCCGCGGCGAACTGGGCGCGGCTGTTCGACTTCGGCACCGGGACCGGGGCGTACCTCTTCCTGACCCCGCGCAGCGGCTCCGGCACCGCCCGGTACGCCATCACCAGCGGCGGCGCCGGTGCGGAGCAACGCATCGACGCCCCGGCGGCGCTGCCGGTCGGCGCCTGGACCCACCTGGCGGTCACCCAGACCGGCAACCTCGGCGTGCTCTACGTCAACGGGGTCGAGGTGGCCCGCAACGCCGCCCTGACCCTGCGCCCGGCCGGCCTCGGCAGCACCGGCCAGAACTGGATCGGCCGCTCCCAGTACGGCGGGGACCCCTACCTGGACGCCGCGGTGGACAGCTTTCGGATCTACAGCCGTGCCCTGACCGCCGGTGAGGTGGCGAACCTGCACACGACCGGCCAGTAA
- a CDS encoding family 43 glycosylhydrolase: MSRRRWFAAIAAATVATVLTGVALTPVAHAANPIITNIYTADPAPLVVGNTMYIYAGRDEAAAGNNNFVMREWRVLSSTNAATWTDNGARANIGTFAWAGADAWAGEVEPRNGRYYWYTSINGNGPGWMDIGVAVGDSPLGPFTDAKGGPLISDSTANSSGLNIDPTVFVDDDGQAYIYWGGYWGVRAARLTSNMIELDGPVVTPSGLTNYWEAPWMFKRNGLYYMMYAANDTGGCVTSSSYACQRYATATNPMGPWTHRGVVLGQVSSTTNHAGIVQFNGEWYIVYHNANAPGGGNFRRSVAVDRLFFNADGTIQQVTQTTTGPPPNPGGGGPTTPPPGQPPTGTNLASSATRSTSYVSTWENLAAINNGGVPANSQDRSNLAYGNWPEQGTQWIEYQWPSARTVNRTAAYWFDDNQGIDVPASCQVQYWNGSAYVNAPNQSGCGVAGNAYNVTTFTSVSTTRLRLTFTSRTGFSTGVLEWMAFQA; encoded by the coding sequence ATGTCCAGAAGACGCTGGTTTGCCGCCATCGCCGCGGCGACCGTCGCCACCGTGCTGACCGGGGTCGCGCTGACCCCGGTCGCCCACGCCGCCAACCCGATCATCACCAACATCTACACCGCCGACCCGGCCCCGCTCGTCGTCGGCAACACCATGTACATCTACGCCGGTCGGGACGAGGCGGCGGCCGGCAACAACAACTTCGTCATGCGCGAGTGGCGGGTGCTCTCCTCGACCAACGCCGCCACCTGGACCGACAACGGCGCGCGGGCGAACATCGGCACCTTCGCGTGGGCGGGCGCGGACGCCTGGGCCGGCGAGGTCGAGCCGCGCAACGGCAGGTACTACTGGTACACCTCGATCAACGGCAACGGGCCCGGCTGGATGGACATCGGAGTCGCGGTCGGCGACAGCCCGCTCGGCCCGTTCACCGACGCCAAGGGTGGGCCGCTGATCAGCGACAGCACCGCCAACTCCTCCGGGCTCAACATCGACCCGACGGTCTTCGTCGACGACGACGGCCAGGCGTACATCTACTGGGGCGGTTACTGGGGTGTGCGAGCGGCCCGGCTCACGTCGAACATGATCGAGCTAGATGGCCCGGTGGTCACCCCGAGCGGCCTCACCAACTACTGGGAGGCGCCGTGGATGTTCAAGCGCAACGGCCTCTACTACATGATGTACGCGGCCAACGACACCGGCGGCTGCGTCACCTCGTCGAGCTACGCCTGCCAGCGCTACGCCACCGCGACCAACCCGATGGGTCCGTGGACGCACCGGGGCGTCGTGCTCGGGCAGGTGTCCTCGACCACCAACCACGCCGGCATCGTCCAGTTCAACGGTGAGTGGTACATCGTCTACCACAACGCCAACGCCCCCGGTGGCGGCAACTTCCGCCGCTCTGTCGCGGTGGACCGGCTGTTCTTCAACGCCGACGGCACCATCCAGCAGGTCACCCAGACCACCACCGGTCCGCCCCCGAACCCCGGCGGTGGCGGTCCGACCACGCCGCCACCCGGCCAGCCGCCGACCGGCACGAACCTGGCGTCGTCCGCGACCCGCTCCACGTCGTACGTGTCGACCTGGGAGAACCTCGCCGCGATCAACAACGGCGGAGTGCCGGCCAACTCGCAGGACCGAAGCAACCTGGCGTACGGCAACTGGCCCGAGCAGGGCACCCAGTGGATCGAGTACCAGTGGCCGTCGGCCCGGACGGTGAACCGGACCGCCGCCTACTGGTTCGACGACAACCAGGGCATCGACGTGCCCGCCTCCTGCCAGGTGCAGTACTGGAACGGCAGCGCCTACGTCAACGCGCCGAACCAGTCCGGCTGCGGGGTCGCCGGCAACGCGTACAACGTCACGACGTTCACCTCGGTCAGTACGACCCGGCTGCGACTGACCTTCACGTCGAGGACTGGATTCTCCACCGGCGTCCTGGAGTGGATGGCCTTCCAGGCCTAG
- a CDS encoding galactose-binding domain-containing protein, translating into MSPVPTRRRRPLAFAVTTVLAATLLSVPATPAVAAQTIGYPTFSGPAVPAPPVGYSTGNTMQSIYNAEAGGTDFWMDRLLARPGNDPAGTWLMTRGRGLFMTTHTPSVIGFGGQVAYWDNISSQNAYSVAITPGTFAEQVSGRWQSPSHWRGVFTSGSIRVEMSKFITHNNVAVTNLTLVNNGSASSTLQLRATSPYATAGSGGELTGSRQVKNKLTTIYPRLAGDGFTVSSGGLNRSVTLAAGQSLTTKVVMGFVTNEIPESLTEYNTYRGYAPSTAFATHVRDYNRWWAENIPYIDVPDPAIKKNIYYRWWLMRYNYLDVDIPGQDYQFPVSIEGVTGYNNAIALTQPMHIDDLKYLRNPIYSYGPWLSVGQSSRNGRFMDNPGDPENWSNSYTQYIAEAAWRSYQIHGGQPAIAGNLARYAEGDVKGQLATYDTNNNGLIEYDWGAMTGNDADAVSFHWRAGNLDRAESAYVYSGAMAAVQAYTLLGNTTKANEMQALADRVRNGVINVLWNPNRQLLEHKHVSTNTHVPWKEINNYYPYSVGLMPNTAQYREALRLYDDPAEYPIFPFFTANQRDKAAAAAAGQPGSNNFSTINSTVQFRLYSSVLRNYPNQWMSAEDYKKLLYWNTWAQYVGGNTQWPDANEFWADWNSGSRTIDYRSWIHHNILGSSNWTVIEDVAGLRPRTDAQIELSPINIGWTHFAVNNLRYRNTDLSVVWDDPADGVTRYAGVPQGYSVYLNGIRAFTVDRLTRVLYNPATGAVTFPSGAGTVTYSAAVSGLQLPQQVNQNSARMVDMFAKAGADLTATIPNLAQGATGTASYTASGTSTGAALDGFPINEPLWGSYGSPNSSDWYEINFGQSRAVDEARIYFRNDRATNRYRAPASYTVQYWNGTAWVNAAAQARTPSVAQANYNRVQFTAVNTQRLRVQFTHAAGYRTGLTEIKVYNRGGTNPNPDPDPGGNLAGAAVPTASYTSGWESVAAINDGAEPPSSNDTVNPRWGTWPNTGEQWALLTWPSAQTITSAQVYFFDDNGGVRLPASWKLQYWTGSVYADVPGTSGYPTTINQYNQVTFPSLSTTRLRVVLQSGAGSVGLLEVKAFD; encoded by the coding sequence GTGTCACCCGTCCCCACGCGCCGCCGCAGACCGCTGGCGTTCGCCGTCACCACCGTCCTCGCCGCCACGCTGCTCTCCGTACCCGCGACCCCGGCGGTCGCCGCGCAGACCATCGGCTATCCCACCTTCTCCGGCCCGGCGGTCCCCGCGCCGCCGGTCGGCTACAGCACCGGCAACACCATGCAGTCCATCTACAACGCCGAGGCCGGCGGCACCGACTTCTGGATGGACCGGCTGCTCGCCCGCCCCGGCAACGACCCGGCGGGCACCTGGCTGATGACCCGGGGTCGCGGGCTGTTCATGACCACGCACACCCCGTCGGTGATCGGCTTCGGCGGTCAGGTCGCCTACTGGGACAACATCAGCAGTCAGAACGCCTACTCGGTGGCCATCACGCCGGGCACCTTCGCCGAGCAGGTGAGCGGCCGGTGGCAGTCGCCCAGCCACTGGAGGGGAGTCTTCACCAGCGGGTCCATCCGGGTGGAGATGTCGAAGTTCATCACCCACAACAACGTCGCGGTGACCAACCTGACGCTCGTCAACAACGGCTCGGCCAGCTCGACCCTGCAACTGCGGGCCACCTCGCCGTACGCCACCGCCGGCAGCGGTGGCGAGTTGACCGGCAGCCGGCAGGTGAAGAACAAGCTCACCACGATCTACCCCCGGCTGGCCGGGGACGGGTTCACCGTCAGCAGCGGTGGGCTGAACCGGTCGGTGACCCTCGCCGCCGGGCAGAGCCTCACCACCAAGGTGGTGATGGGCTTCGTGACGAACGAGATCCCCGAGTCGCTGACCGAGTACAACACCTACCGGGGATACGCCCCGTCGACCGCGTTCGCCACGCACGTCCGCGACTACAACCGGTGGTGGGCGGAGAACATCCCCTACATCGACGTGCCCGATCCGGCGATCAAGAAGAACATCTACTACCGCTGGTGGCTGATGCGGTACAACTACCTCGACGTCGACATCCCCGGGCAGGACTACCAGTTCCCGGTGTCGATCGAGGGGGTCACCGGCTACAACAACGCGATCGCGCTGACCCAGCCGATGCACATCGACGACCTGAAGTATCTGCGGAACCCGATCTACTCGTACGGGCCGTGGTTGTCGGTCGGGCAGTCGTCGCGTAACGGCCGGTTCATGGACAACCCCGGCGACCCGGAGAACTGGTCCAACAGCTACACCCAGTACATCGCCGAGGCGGCGTGGCGGTCGTACCAGATCCACGGTGGGCAGCCGGCCATCGCCGGCAACCTGGCCCGCTATGCCGAGGGTGACGTCAAGGGGCAGTTGGCGACCTACGACACCAACAACAACGGCCTGATCGAGTACGACTGGGGCGCGATGACCGGCAACGACGCCGACGCGGTGTCGTTCCACTGGCGTGCCGGCAACCTCGACCGGGCTGAGTCGGCGTACGTCTACAGCGGTGCGATGGCGGCAGTGCAGGCGTACACGCTGCTGGGTAACACGACGAAGGCGAACGAGATGCAGGCCCTCGCCGACCGGGTCCGAAACGGCGTGATCAACGTGCTCTGGAATCCGAACCGGCAGCTGCTGGAGCACAAACATGTCTCCACCAACACCCACGTCCCGTGGAAGGAGATCAACAACTACTACCCGTACTCCGTGGGTCTGATGCCGAACACCGCCCAGTACCGGGAGGCGCTGCGGCTCTACGACGACCCGGCCGAGTATCCGATCTTCCCGTTCTTCACCGCGAACCAGCGGGACAAGGCCGCGGCGGCTGCCGCCGGGCAGCCCGGCAGCAACAACTTCTCGACCATCAACTCCACCGTGCAGTTCCGGCTCTACTCCTCGGTGCTGCGCAACTATCCCAACCAGTGGATGTCGGCGGAGGACTACAAGAAGCTGCTCTACTGGAACACCTGGGCCCAGTACGTCGGGGGCAACACCCAGTGGCCGGACGCCAACGAGTTCTGGGCCGACTGGAACTCCGGCAGCCGCACCATCGACTACCGGTCCTGGATCCACCACAACATCCTGGGCAGCAGCAACTGGACGGTGATCGAGGACGTCGCCGGCCTGCGCCCGCGTACCGATGCCCAGATCGAGTTGTCCCCGATCAACATCGGCTGGACCCACTTCGCGGTCAACAACCTGCGCTACCGCAACACCGACCTCAGTGTCGTCTGGGATGACCCGGCCGACGGGGTGACCCGTTACGCCGGCGTCCCGCAGGGCTACTCGGTCTACCTCAACGGCATCCGGGCCTTCACCGTCGACCGGCTGACCCGGGTGCTCTACAACCCGGCGACCGGCGCGGTCACGTTCCCGAGCGGTGCGGGCACGGTCACCTACAGCGCCGCGGTGTCCGGCCTGCAACTGCCGCAGCAGGTGAACCAGAACAGCGCCCGCATGGTGGACATGTTCGCCAAGGCTGGCGCCGATCTCACCGCGACCATCCCCAACCTGGCCCAGGGCGCGACCGGGACCGCCTCGTACACCGCCTCCGGCACCTCCACCGGCGCGGCGCTGGATGGATTCCCGATCAACGAGCCCCTCTGGGGCAGCTACGGCTCACCGAACAGCTCCGACTGGTACGAGATCAACTTCGGCCAGTCGCGGGCGGTCGACGAAGCGCGGATCTACTTCCGCAACGACCGTGCCACCAACCGGTACCGAGCACCCGCGTCCTACACCGTGCAGTACTGGAACGGCACGGCCTGGGTGAACGCCGCCGCCCAGGCCAGGACTCCCAGCGTCGCCCAGGCCAACTACAACCGGGTCCAGTTCACCGCGGTCAACACCCAACGGCTGCGGGTGCAGTTCACCCACGCCGCCGGGTACAGGACCGGCCTGACCGAGATCAAGGTCTACAACCGGGGCGGCACCAACCCCAATCCTGATCCCGATCCGGGCGGCAACCTGGCCGGTGCCGCCGTGCCGACCGCCTCGTACACCTCTGGCTGGGAGAGTGTCGCGGCAATCAACGACGGCGCTGAGCCACCGTCGTCGAACGACACCGTCAACCCCCGGTGGGGCACCTGGCCCAACACCGGTGAACAGTGGGCGCTGTTGACCTGGCCGTCGGCGCAGACCATCACGTCGGCGCAGGTCTACTTCTTCGACGACAACGGCGGGGTACGCCTGCCCGCCTCCTGGAAACTGCAGTACTGGACCGGCAGCGTCTACGCCGACGTACCCGGCACCAGCGGCTACCCGACCACGATCAACCAGTACAACCAGGTCACCTTTCCGAGCCTGAGCACGACGCGTTTGCGGGTGGTGCTCCAGAGCGGCGCGGGGTCGGTCGGACTGCTGGAGGTGAAGGCATTCGACTGA